The Hymenobacter sp. DG01 genome has a segment encoding these proteins:
- a CDS encoding YebC/PmpR family DNA-binding transcriptional regulator: protein MGRAFEFRKGRKMKRWDRMSKDFTRIGREIVMAVKESGPNPDTNSRLRTAMQNAKGVNMPKDRVEAAIKRASSKEEKDYQEVVYEGYAPHGVAIVIETATDNPTRTVANVRMYFNRGNGALGTAGSSDYTFTRKGVFKLAAEGLDLDELELELIDAGAEDVYADQEEDEHGNVKEYIVVETAFTDFGQMQKALEEKQLNVVSAQLQRVPNTTVHLEGDQLEEVMNLIEKFEEDDDVQAVYHTLG from the coding sequence ATGGGACGCGCGTTTGAATTCCGCAAAGGCCGCAAAATGAAGCGCTGGGACCGAATGTCGAAGGACTTCACCCGTATCGGCCGGGAAATTGTCATGGCCGTGAAGGAATCGGGCCCCAACCCCGATACCAACTCCCGCCTGCGCACGGCCATGCAGAACGCCAAGGGCGTGAACATGCCCAAAGACCGGGTAGAAGCCGCCATCAAGCGGGCCAGCAGCAAAGAGGAAAAAGACTACCAGGAAGTGGTATATGAGGGTTATGCCCCTCACGGTGTAGCTATTGTTATTGAAACAGCCACCGACAACCCCACCCGCACCGTAGCTAACGTGCGCATGTACTTCAACCGGGGCAACGGCGCCCTGGGCACGGCCGGCTCCTCCGACTACACCTTCACCCGCAAGGGCGTGTTCAAGCTGGCCGCCGAAGGCCTCGACCTCGATGAGCTGGAGCTGGAGCTGATTGATGCCGGCGCCGAGGACGTGTACGCCGACCAGGAAGAAGACGAGCACGGCAACGTGAAGGAGTACATTGTGGTAGAAACTGCCTTCACCGACTTCGGCCAGATGCAGAAAGCCCTCGAAGAAAAGCAGCTGAACGTGGTTTCGGCCCAGCTGCAGCGCGTGCCCAACACCACCGTGCATCTCGAAGGCGACCAGCTGGAGGAAGTAATGAACCTCATCGAGAAGTTCGAAGAAGACGACGATGTGCAGGCCGTGTACCACACACTGGGTTAG
- a CDS encoding DinB family protein — protein sequence MQLQNIITQIRVALETTFSSIDSWFDLPSELRTYRPQNGGWTINEILEHVGLTNHFLLILINKGTRKALANAANTDLSVELAEQVFQWKKLDDIGRHKSFTWLRPEHMEPTGIKPLLEVRAQLQEQLSQCFTSLEQLKDGQGVLYKTTMSVNDLGKINVYEYLYFLAQHGQRHITQMEKNRNEFFALPN from the coding sequence ATGCAGCTACAAAACATTATCACACAAATCCGCGTCGCTTTGGAAACGACTTTTTCCAGCATCGACTCGTGGTTCGATTTGCCTTCTGAACTGCGCACTTACCGCCCGCAAAATGGCGGCTGGACAATTAATGAAATACTAGAGCACGTTGGGCTGACCAATCATTTTCTGCTCATTCTTATTAATAAAGGCACTCGCAAAGCATTAGCAAATGCAGCCAACACAGACTTGTCCGTCGAGTTAGCCGAGCAAGTTTTTCAATGGAAAAAGCTCGACGACATTGGTCGACACAAGTCTTTTACCTGGCTCCGTCCTGAGCACATGGAACCTACCGGCATCAAGCCTCTGCTTGAGGTCCGTGCTCAGCTACAAGAACAGCTAAGCCAATGCTTCACGAGTTTGGAACAGCTCAAAGACGGTCAGGGTGTGCTTTATAAAACTACCATGTCGGTGAATGACCTAGGAAAAATCAACGTGTATGAATATTTGTATTTCCTTGCCCAACATGGTCAACGTCATATTACCCAGATGGAAAAAAACAGGAATGAATTTTTCGCCCTTCCC